The following are encoded in a window of Haliotis asinina isolate JCU_RB_2024 chromosome 14, JCU_Hal_asi_v2, whole genome shotgun sequence genomic DNA:
- the LOC137261180 gene encoding TBC1 domain family member 7-like, with translation MTEERNFRSCYYDKCGFRAVEEKKSIEILLKEQPMDVEKLSQFCLRFPVPTKYRHYVWKILLGVLPSHQPSHTYVSQQHRAMYQDGLRCLTVLRRVNEDTPTEEVFLKLYLLEEGNLPFEEKNLHTDPAYVAFMLMAGAVSNVADADIDRYWITSRFYKYFLKFSDNLPLMPEKTVLCLRKEDVDKRLLLHLQENNVLSSLPLMDWFRCCFAGVLPDISFERVWDKVLGGSPSILVFVAVAIFLTFRRPLLSMNTTDEMVAYLRKIPEDCGDKLVSDAVELWQKHGFHVMQPKSDSPVQDKSGT, from the exons ATGACGGAGGAACGAAATTTTAGATCATGTTACTACGACAAATGCGGATTTCGAGCTGTTGAGGAAAAGAAATCCATTGAAATCTTGTTGAAAGAGCAGCCGATGGACGTGGAAAAACTGTCGCAGTTTTGTCTCCGATTTCCAGTGCCCACTAAATACAGACATTATGTTTGGAAAATTCTCCTCG GTGTGTTGCCCTCCCACCAGCCGTCCCACACATACGTCAGTCAGCAGCACCGGGCGATGTACCAGGATGGACTCCGTTGTCTCACGGTGCTACGCAGAGTAAATGAGGACACACCCACTGAAGAAGTCTTCCTTAAACTGTATCTTTTAGAAGAAGGAAACTTGCCATTTGAAGAAAAGAATCTA CACACAGATCCAGCATATGTTGCGTTCATGTTGATGGCCGGCGCTGTTAGTAATGTTGCTGATGCTGACATCGACAGATACTGGATCACATCGCGCTTCTACAAATACTTCCTCAAGTTTAGCGACAACCTTCCTCTCATG CCGGAGAAGACGGTCCTCTGTCTGAGGAAGGAAGATGTTGACAAGAGACTGCTCCTTCATCTGCAGGAGAACAATGTACTGAGTTCTCTCCCTTTGATGGACTGGTTCAGGTGCTGTTTTGCAGGTGTTCTTCCGgacatttcatttgaaag GGTATGGGACAAAGTGCTGGGGGGATCCCCATCAATCCTGGTGTTTGTAGCAGTTGCCATATTCCTCACCTTCAGACGACCTTTGCTAAGTATGAACACTACAGATGAAATGGTTGCCTATCTCAGGAAG ATCCCTGAGGACTGTGGTGACAAGCTTGTGAGTGATGCTGTAGAGTTGTGGCAGAAACATGGCTTCCATGTGATGCAGCCCAAGTCTGACTCCCCTGTCCAAGACAAGAGTGGAACCTGA